The following proteins come from a genomic window of Solwaraspora sp. WMMA2065:
- a CDS encoding DUF368 domain-containing protein, translating into MSVRERVGHVFRGAAIGVAEAVPGVSGGTIALVTGVYERLIASAGHLISAVRYAVTDVPRKQGWARSREQFRQVHWGVIIPLALGMLPGLLIAARLLEPMLEEHPEQTRGLFFGLVLASVLVPVSMIGRPWRGRDVFAVVAAGVAAFVLTGLPSASIDPNPVVVLLAAAVAVCALVLPGVSGSFLLLTVGLYEPTIEAVNDRDFGYLAVFAVGMLVGLTLFVKLLQYLLEHHRRVTLAVMTGVIVGSLRALWPWQTEERGLLAPGGNVLSVVLLLVLGVAIVTAMVVLEQRRLRRAAVDVTQEESPQLPTHH; encoded by the coding sequence ATGTCAGTGCGCGAACGTGTCGGCCATGTGTTCCGGGGGGCGGCGATCGGGGTGGCAGAGGCCGTCCCGGGAGTCAGCGGTGGGACCATCGCCCTGGTCACCGGCGTGTACGAGCGGCTCATCGCCTCGGCCGGGCACCTGATCAGCGCGGTCCGGTACGCGGTCACCGACGTGCCCCGCAAGCAGGGCTGGGCACGCAGCCGGGAGCAGTTCCGGCAGGTGCACTGGGGAGTGATCATCCCGCTGGCGCTGGGCATGCTGCCCGGTCTGCTGATCGCCGCCCGGCTGCTGGAGCCGATGCTGGAGGAGCACCCAGAGCAGACCCGAGGGTTGTTCTTCGGCCTGGTGCTGGCCTCGGTGCTGGTGCCGGTTTCGATGATCGGCCGGCCGTGGCGCGGCCGGGACGTGTTCGCGGTGGTCGCCGCCGGGGTCGCGGCGTTCGTGCTGACCGGTCTGCCATCGGCCAGCATCGACCCGAACCCGGTGGTGGTGCTGCTGGCTGCGGCGGTCGCGGTCTGCGCGCTGGTGCTGCCGGGCGTGTCCGGGTCGTTCCTGCTGCTGACCGTCGGGCTCTACGAGCCGACCATCGAGGCGGTCAACGACCGGGACTTCGGCTACCTGGCGGTCTTTGCCGTCGGCATGCTCGTCGGGTTGACGCTGTTCGTAAAGCTGCTGCAGTACCTGTTGGAGCACCACCGGCGGGTGACCCTGGCGGTGATGACCGGAGTGATTGTCGGCAGCTTGCGGGCGCTGTGGCCGTGGCAGACCGAGGAGCGCGGGCTGCTCGCCCCTGGCGGCAACGTGCTGTCGGTGGTGTTGCTGCTGGTGCTGGGGGTCGCCATCGTCACCGCGATGGTGGTTCTGGAGCAGCGTCGGCTGCGCCGCGCGGCGGTCGATGTCACCCAGGAGGAGTCGCCGCAGCTGCCGACCCACCACTGA
- the pyrE gene encoding orotate phosphoribosyltransferase, giving the protein MGDHDDLRKFITDLAVVHGRVVLSSGREADWYVDLRRVTLHHAAAPLVGRVLLDLTADWEYEAVGGLTLGADPVALSMLHAAAAEQRRLDAFVVRKADKTHGLQRRIEGPDVAGRRVLAVEDTSTTGGSVLTAVEALQKAGAEVVGVAVIVDRGAGDAVRAAGLAYRAAYTLADLGLPA; this is encoded by the coding sequence ATGGGCGACCACGACGACCTGCGCAAATTCATCACTGATCTGGCCGTGGTGCACGGCAGGGTGGTGCTGTCGTCAGGTCGCGAGGCTGACTGGTACGTCGACCTGCGGCGGGTGACGCTGCACCACGCCGCCGCACCGCTGGTGGGACGGGTGCTGCTCGATCTCACTGCGGACTGGGAGTACGAGGCGGTTGGCGGCCTGACGTTGGGAGCGGACCCGGTGGCTCTGTCCATGTTGCACGCCGCTGCGGCGGAGCAACGGCGACTGGACGCCTTCGTGGTGCGCAAGGCCGACAAGACGCACGGACTCCAGCGACGGATCGAAGGGCCGGACGTGGCCGGCCGGCGGGTGCTGGCAGTGGAGGACACCTCGACGACCGGTGGGAGCGTACTGACCGCAGTCGAGGCGCTACAGAAGGCAGGAGCTGAGGTGGTCGGCGTGGCGGTGATCGTCGATCGTGGGGCCGGTGACGCGGTTCGGGCAGCCGGACTGGCCTATCGGGCCGCCTATACGTTGGCTGACCTCGGCCTTCCGGCCTAA
- a CDS encoding class II aldolase/adducin family protein — protein sequence MTYVAGDLRDQLAHVGSDVVRAGLVVGSGGNLSARLPGGDECWVTASGTWLDRLGPASFARVRIADGCTLPDEPQVRPTSELALHLAVYRARPDVRAIVHLHPQSMLLLDALGVPIRLVTTDHAFYLRRVVTVPFAPPGGQRLARAAADAAADGTNCLILSRHGCSVLAGSVELAHKRAVNLEEAARLTYRALAVGRLDDLTPLPADYLDQLPDAEHGTV from the coding sequence GTGACGTACGTCGCTGGCGATCTGCGGGACCAGCTCGCCCACGTCGGGTCCGACGTGGTGCGTGCCGGTCTCGTCGTGGGCTCCGGTGGCAACCTGTCCGCCCGCCTGCCGGGCGGCGATGAATGCTGGGTAACCGCGTCCGGCACCTGGCTGGACCGGCTCGGCCCGGCATCGTTCGCCCGGGTGCGGATCGCGGACGGCTGCACCCTGCCCGACGAACCGCAGGTCCGGCCGACCAGTGAGCTGGCGCTGCATCTGGCGGTCTACCGTGCCCGCCCCGACGTCCGCGCCATCGTGCACCTGCACCCGCAGAGCATGCTGCTGCTGGACGCGCTCGGCGTACCGATCCGGCTGGTCACCACCGACCACGCCTTCTACCTGCGGCGCGTCGTCACCGTGCCGTTCGCGCCGCCCGGCGGACAGCGTCTCGCCCGAGCCGCCGCCGACGCGGCCGCCGACGGCACCAACTGCCTGATCCTGTCCCGGCACGGCTGCTCCGTACTGGCCGGATCGGTGGAGCTCGCCCACAAACGGGCGGTCAACCTGGAAGAGGCCGCCCGGCTCACCTACCGGGCACTGGCCGTCGGTCGGCTCGACGACCTGACGCCGCTGCCGGCCGACTACCTGGACCAGTTGCCGGACGCGGAGCACGGCACCGTCTGA
- a CDS encoding SDR family oxidoreductase, protein MGDKPALRTALVTGATAGLGASFARRLAGDGYRLVLVARDRQRLTTLADDLADRHGVTVEVLDADLATDGGVTVVADRLRSVDAPVDLLVNNAGIGLNRSFRRTDEADELRLLRLNVEAVLRLTHAVLPGMVQRRQGRVINVSSVAGFGPLAAGSTYSASKAWVTNFSESIDMSVRHLGVRVMALCPGYVRTEFHERAGIRTSGSPTWLWLRADDVVADGLRDLARGRAVSVPDWRYKTLATVVRHAPHGLLRLAAGRPKGRE, encoded by the coding sequence GTGGGGGACAAGCCTGCCCTGCGTACCGCACTGGTCACCGGGGCCACTGCCGGCCTCGGTGCCAGCTTCGCCCGTCGGCTCGCCGGCGACGGGTACCGGCTGGTGCTGGTCGCCCGTGACCGGCAGCGGCTCACCACGCTTGCTGACGACCTGGCCGACCGGCACGGCGTGACCGTCGAGGTGCTCGACGCCGACCTGGCTACTGACGGTGGAGTGACCGTCGTGGCCGACCGGCTGCGGTCCGTCGACGCACCGGTCGACCTGCTGGTCAACAACGCGGGCATCGGTCTGAACCGGTCGTTCCGGCGCACCGACGAGGCGGACGAGCTGCGGCTGCTGCGGCTCAATGTGGAGGCGGTGCTGCGGTTGACGCATGCCGTCCTGCCCGGCATGGTGCAACGCCGACAGGGCAGAGTGATTAATGTCTCGTCGGTGGCGGGCTTTGGTCCGTTAGCAGCTGGTTCGACCTATTCGGCGAGCAAGGCCTGGGTGACGAACTTCAGTGAGTCGATCGACATGTCGGTCCGCCACCTCGGGGTGCGGGTGATGGCGTTGTGCCCGGGCTACGTCCGCACCGAGTTCCACGAACGCGCCGGTATCCGGACCTCCGGCTCGCCGACCTGGCTGTGGCTGCGGGCCGACGACGTGGTCGCCGATGGTCTGCGGGACCTGGCCAGGGGGCGGGCGGTGAGCGTCCCCGACTGGCGCTACAAGACGCTCGCCACTGTGGTGCGTCACGCTCCGCATGGGCTGCTCCGGTTGGCCGCCGGCCGGCCGAAGGGTCGCGAGTGA
- a CDS encoding 3' terminal RNA ribose 2'-O-methyltransferase Hen1 has translation MLMTVTTTHRPATDLGYLLVKHPDRMQSFDVPTGTAHVFYPEATEQRCTAALLLDVDPARLAAGGPRRGRRTAAMPESFTLGQYVNDRPYAASSLLAAALAKVFRSALRGESRDRPELPGTALPLTIRVPVLRCRGGAALAERLFSPLGWTVTARPIPLDERYPQWGDSRYVDLTLTGTLRVADALNHLYVLLPVLDDAKHYWIAPDELDKLIRAGEGWLAGHPERRLITRRYLAHRRVLARRAEDRLAEARAAELRLADAGPGADADPGADEDAGLPAAVRPRPLAATRRAAVLTALAEAGATRVLDLGCGGGALLTELLAQPRFTEIVGTDVSARALELAARRLRLDRLPARQQQRVRLWQSALTYRDDRLRGYDAAVLMEVVEHLDPPRLPALAEAVFGHARPATVLVTTPNVEYNVRYEGLAAGALRHPDHRFEWTRAEFADWAGRVAAAYGYRVGFRPVGQVDPDVGPPTQLAVFTRDDAGPDSTGPNGAGAGGAR, from the coding sequence GTGCTGATGACCGTGACGACGACCCACCGGCCCGCCACCGACCTCGGCTACCTGCTGGTCAAACATCCGGACCGGATGCAGTCGTTCGACGTACCCACCGGCACGGCGCACGTGTTCTACCCGGAGGCCACCGAGCAGCGCTGCACCGCCGCGCTGCTGCTCGACGTCGACCCGGCGCGGCTCGCCGCCGGCGGCCCGCGCCGTGGCCGGCGCACGGCCGCGATGCCGGAGAGCTTCACCCTCGGCCAGTACGTCAACGACCGGCCGTACGCCGCGTCCAGCCTGCTCGCCGCCGCCCTCGCCAAGGTGTTCCGGTCCGCGCTGCGCGGTGAGAGCCGGGACCGCCCCGAGCTGCCCGGCACCGCCCTGCCGTTGACCATCCGGGTGCCGGTGCTGCGCTGCCGGGGCGGCGCCGCCCTCGCCGAGCGCCTGTTCAGCCCGCTCGGCTGGACGGTGACTGCCCGGCCCATCCCACTGGACGAGCGCTACCCGCAGTGGGGGGACAGCCGCTACGTCGACCTCACCCTGACCGGCACGCTGCGGGTCGCCGACGCGCTCAACCACCTGTATGTGCTGCTGCCGGTGCTGGACGACGCCAAGCACTACTGGATCGCCCCGGACGAGTTGGACAAGCTGATCCGGGCCGGCGAGGGCTGGCTGGCCGGCCACCCGGAACGCCGGTTGATCACCCGGCGCTACCTGGCCCACCGCCGGGTGCTCGCCCGACGCGCCGAGGACCGGCTCGCCGAGGCGCGGGCCGCCGAGCTGCGGCTGGCCGACGCCGGCCCGGGTGCCGACGCCGACCCGGGTGCCGACGAGGACGCGGGGCTGCCGGCGGCGGTCCGGCCGCGACCGCTGGCAGCGACCCGCCGGGCCGCCGTGCTCACCGCGCTGGCCGAGGCCGGTGCCACCCGGGTGCTCGACCTGGGCTGCGGCGGCGGTGCACTGCTGACCGAACTGCTCGCCCAGCCCCGGTTCACCGAGATCGTCGGCACCGACGTGTCGGCCCGGGCGCTGGAGCTGGCCGCCCGGCGGCTGCGACTGGACCGGCTCCCGGCGCGCCAGCAGCAGCGGGTACGGCTGTGGCAGTCGGCGCTGACCTACCGCGACGACCGGCTGCGCGGCTACGACGCCGCCGTACTGATGGAAGTCGTCGAGCACCTCGACCCGCCCCGGCTGCCGGCGCTGGCCGAAGCGGTCTTCGGCCACGCCCGCCCCGCAACCGTGCTGGTGACCACCCCGAACGTGGAGTACAACGTGCGCTACGAAGGCCTCGCCGCGGGCGCGCTGCGGCACCCGGACCACCGGTTCGAGTGGACCCGCGCCGAGTTCGCCGACTGGGCCGGCCGGGTCGCCGCGGCGTACGGCTACCGGGTCGGGTTCCGGCCGGTCGGCCAGGTCGATCCGGACGTGGGGCCGCCGACCCAACTGGCGGTCTTCACCCGCGACGACGCCGGCCCGGACAGCACCGGCCCGAACGGCGCGGGCGCCGGGGGTGCCCGGTGA
- the fbaA gene encoding class II fructose-bisphosphate aldolase, with product MPIASPEVYAEMLDRAKAGAFAYPAINVTSSQTLNAALQGFAEAESDGIIQVSTGGAEYLSGPTIKDMVSGSLAFAAFAEEVAKKYPVNIALHTDHCPKGKLDGFVRPLLAASKERVAAGGAPLFQSHMWDGSAVPLKENLEIATELLAEAAAAKVVLEIEVGVVGGEEDGVVGAIDEKLYTTVEDGLAMVEALGLGEKGRYMAALTFGNVHGVYKPGNVKLRPEILKEIQDAVGAKYGKEKPLSLVFHGGSGSLLEEIRAALDYGVVKMNIDTDTQYAFTRPVVTHMFTKYDGVLKIDGEVGDKKSYDPRAWGKAAEAGMAKRVVDACEHLRSTGTTLAK from the coding sequence ATGCCCATCGCCTCTCCCGAGGTCTACGCCGAGATGCTTGACCGCGCCAAGGCCGGCGCGTTCGCGTACCCCGCCATCAACGTCACGTCCTCGCAGACCCTCAACGCCGCGCTGCAGGGCTTCGCCGAGGCGGAGAGCGACGGCATCATCCAGGTCTCCACCGGTGGTGCCGAGTACCTGTCCGGCCCGACCATCAAGGACATGGTCAGCGGCTCGCTGGCCTTCGCCGCCTTCGCCGAGGAGGTGGCCAAGAAGTACCCGGTCAACATTGCGCTGCACACCGACCACTGCCCGAAGGGCAAGCTCGACGGCTTCGTCCGCCCGCTGCTGGCCGCCTCCAAGGAGCGGGTCGCCGCCGGTGGCGCGCCGCTGTTCCAGTCGCACATGTGGGACGGCTCCGCCGTACCGCTGAAGGAGAACCTGGAGATCGCCACCGAGCTGCTGGCCGAGGCCGCCGCCGCCAAGGTCGTGCTGGAGATCGAGGTCGGCGTCGTCGGCGGCGAGGAGGACGGCGTCGTCGGTGCCATCGACGAGAAGCTGTACACCACCGTCGAGGACGGGCTGGCCATGGTCGAGGCGCTCGGTCTCGGCGAGAAGGGCCGCTACATGGCGGCGCTCACCTTCGGCAACGTGCACGGCGTCTACAAGCCGGGCAACGTCAAGCTGCGGCCGGAGATCCTCAAGGAGATCCAGGACGCGGTCGGCGCCAAGTACGGCAAGGAGAAGCCGCTCAGCCTGGTCTTCCACGGCGGCTCCGGCTCGCTGCTGGAGGAGATCCGGGCCGCGCTGGACTACGGCGTGGTGAAGATGAACATCGACACCGACACCCAGTACGCCTTCACCCGCCCGGTCGTCACCCACATGTTCACCAAGTACGACGGGGTGCTGAAGATCGACGGCGAGGTCGGCGACAAGAAGTCGTACGACCCCCGGGCCTGGGGCAAGGCGGCCGAGGCCGGGATGGCCAAGCGGGTCGTCGACGCCTGCGAGCACCTGCGCTCCACCGGCACCACGCTGGCCAAGTAA
- a CDS encoding metalloregulator ArsR/SmtB family transcription factor has translation MGFVGTALAEMTMPQISPLAGEPIERADAERLAGVLKALADPARLRLLSLIQSAPEGEACVCDLTAPLGLSQPTVSHHLRILTEAGLLEREKRGVWAYYRLVPTAIATIADLLTPPRKRATKKAR, from the coding sequence ATGGGTTTCGTGGGAACTGCGTTGGCTGAAATGACCATGCCTCAAATCTCGCCGCTTGCCGGCGAGCCGATCGAACGCGCGGACGCGGAGCGACTCGCTGGAGTCCTCAAGGCGCTCGCCGACCCGGCCCGACTCAGGCTGCTCAGCCTGATCCAGTCGGCACCGGAAGGCGAGGCCTGCGTCTGCGACCTCACTGCTCCGCTGGGGCTCTCCCAGCCGACGGTGAGCCACCACCTGCGTATCCTCACCGAGGCCGGCTTGCTGGAGCGGGAGAAGCGCGGAGTGTGGGCTTACTACCGGCTGGTGCCGACCGCGATCGCCACGATCGCGGATCTGCTGACCCCGCCGCGTAAGCGCGCCACCAAGAAGGCACGCTGA
- a CDS encoding phage holin family protein: MGFLIRLAVNAVALWITTLIVPGIDVTGDTATNNALTLVIVALIFGLVNAVLKPVIKVVGCVFYLLTLGLFALVVNALLFLLTDWLAQQLDLPFAIDGFWPAFWGAIVMAVVGWLISLVIPDKYDRR, encoded by the coding sequence ATGGGATTCCTGATCAGGCTCGCGGTCAACGCGGTCGCCCTGTGGATAACCACGCTGATCGTGCCCGGCATCGACGTCACCGGTGACACCGCGACCAACAACGCGCTGACCCTGGTCATCGTGGCGCTGATCTTCGGACTGGTCAACGCGGTCCTCAAACCGGTCATCAAGGTCGTCGGCTGTGTCTTCTACCTCCTCACCCTCGGCCTGTTCGCACTGGTCGTCAACGCCCTGCTCTTCCTGCTGACCGACTGGCTGGCGCAACAACTGGACCTGCCGTTCGCCATCGACGGGTTCTGGCCGGCATTCTGGGGAGCGATCGTCATGGCCGTCGTCGGCTGGCTGATCAGCCTGGTCATCCCCGACAAGTACGACCGCCGCTGA